ACTTTGGTTGATCCGGACAATGCCGATGAATTGAAGGAAGCATTGATGAATGTGCTGAATGAGCAACATGATCCGGTGCAGGTGCAGCAAAAAATGCTGAAGTATTTTTCGTTTGAGAAGTTTAAAGAACGCTTGAAGCTTGTGTTGGAATCATGATGTGCTTCGCACACCCATCTTTCTTTTGTCTTGACACAAAAGAAACAAAAAGTCAAGTCGAAACATATTACCCCCATGTTTCGGCAAACGCCCTGATGGTGCCAAAGTACTACTGTGATGAAAAGCTATTGTACTTGCACACTCATCCTTTTTGTAGCATAGTGAAATATAGGAGTCAGTATTAGTGGTTACGGTTATGAAAAAACTTCGTTTTTTATTAGCAGGATGTGGAACAATTGGTGAGCGGCATGCGAGGCTTGCTGCAGAAAATGGCGTGCTGGTTGCGGTGTGTGATATTGATGAAAAAAAGGTGAAGGCCTTTTCTGCGAAGTATGATTGTTATGGTTACACCTCGCTGAAGGATATGCTAAACAATGAAGAAGCGGATGCGTTGGTTGTTTGCACGCCAAACGGGTTACATGCAACACATAGCATCAGCGGATTGAAAGCCAACCTTCATGTGTTGTGTGAAAAACCCATGGCTATTTTATCGGTTGATTGTAAGCGGATGATCAATGCTGCTGCTACAACAAAAAAACATTTGCTGATCGTAAAGCAGAATCGCCTGAACCCGCCTGTGGCCGCCGTAAAAAATCTGCTTGCTAAAAACAAACTCGGAAAAATTTACAGTGTGCAGGTGAATTGCTTTTGGAACCGAGGAGCAAAGTATTACCAGCTATCGAACTGGCGGGGAACAAAAAAACTTGATGGGGGCGTGTTGTTTACACAGTTCAGTCATTTCATTGATCTGCTGTATTGGTTTTTTGGTGAAGTGAAAACTGTAAAAGGGTTTACCGCTAATTTGGCGCACCAGGAATTGATTGAAGTGGAAGACACCGGTGTGTTTTCGTTTGTTACAACAGGTGGTATACCGGGTACACTGCATTACAGCACGAATACAAAGAATAAAAACTACGAAGGTTCTATTAATATTCTTGCAGAAAAAGCAACGATCAAGATTGGCGGACCTTATTTAAATACAATTGAATACCAGGAGCCTGTGTTGATTGATGTGGCTACACTTACTGCCGGTAATGATGCCAATCAATACAAAGGATACCAGGGATCGATGAATAATCATGCGAGGGTGTATGATGAGTTTATTCAGGTAATTGCAGGGAAGCAGAAGAAGTATGTGTCGGGGGAAGAAGGAATTCATAGCGTGAAGATGATTGAGCAGTTTTATAAAGCAGCAAAGTGATTTATGAAAGATTTCGGGGAAACGACATTTCGACAGCAAGGGGCTGCGAAGCAGCGGTTCCTGGAAGGAGAAATCTGATCGTTAAGAAATGGAAAAAGGTGGTGCAGTTTATATTGTCACAAACAAATCGCACTCAGTTTTATATATAGGGGTTGCGTCTGATCTGTTTACCCGCATACAACAGCACCGGGAGCATTTTTATAAAAAGAGTTTTTCTGATCGATACAATACAGAGAAGTTAATTTATTATGAGTTGTCTGGATCAATTGAGGAGGCAATTGTAAGGGAAAAGGAAATAAAAAAATGGAGAAGGGCAAAGAAAGAGGCGTTGATTAATAAAATGAATCCTGAGTGGAAGGATTTGTGGGAGAAAGTAAAAGAGTGGTGATGTTTCGTTTGATAAGGGTCAGATTTCTCACCCTTGGGTCCGCTGCTACGCAGCCCCAAGA
The DNA window shown above is from Lacibacter sp. H375 and carries:
- a CDS encoding GIY-YIG nuclease family protein encodes the protein MEKGGAVYIVTNKSHSVLYIGVASDLFTRIQQHREHFYKKSFSDRYNTEKLIYYELSGSIEEAIVREKEIKKWRRAKKEALINKMNPEWKDLWEKVKEW
- a CDS encoding Gfo/Idh/MocA family protein, which produces MKKLRFLLAGCGTIGERHARLAAENGVLVAVCDIDEKKVKAFSAKYDCYGYTSLKDMLNNEEADALVVCTPNGLHATHSISGLKANLHVLCEKPMAILSVDCKRMINAAATTKKHLLIVKQNRLNPPVAAVKNLLAKNKLGKIYSVQVNCFWNRGAKYYQLSNWRGTKKLDGGVLFTQFSHFIDLLYWFFGEVKTVKGFTANLAHQELIEVEDTGVFSFVTTGGIPGTLHYSTNTKNKNYEGSINILAEKATIKIGGPYLNTIEYQEPVLIDVATLTAGNDANQYKGYQGSMNNHARVYDEFIQVIAGKQKKYVSGEEGIHSVKMIEQFYKAAK